From the Marinobacter alexandrii genome, one window contains:
- a CDS encoding AraC family transcriptional regulator: MSKVRILSISEFDGNEKLVNFYCNDLREHLETHSKNITAPHKHNFFLTVLFTKGSGTHEIDFEKYDVSPGSVFMLNPGQAHNWELSDDIEGIIFFHSQEFYEISFTEQSIYDFPFFYPVRNPSMLTLKEGELSEVSNAFNLILKEYRNRDVWSIKKIVSLLNCIYIDISRVYLNPVNANLVKMDAYSAYLRELEQLIEENFKQEKSPSAYADLLNITIRHLNRLTQETLGKSTTQLITERVILEAKRLIVYDSTSLAKISYELGYDDYAYFSRLFKKWTKLTPSEFSALYKR, encoded by the coding sequence GTGAGTAAAGTCCGTATATTAAGTATTAGTGAGTTTGATGGTAATGAGAAATTAGTAAATTTCTATTGCAATGATTTACGAGAGCACCTTGAAACTCACTCTAAAAATATCACGGCTCCTCATAAGCATAATTTTTTCTTAACAGTCCTCTTTACTAAAGGCTCGGGTACGCATGAAATTGATTTTGAAAAATACGACGTGAGTCCCGGAAGTGTGTTTATGCTTAATCCTGGACAGGCGCATAATTGGGAACTGTCGGATGATATTGAAGGGATTATTTTTTTTCACTCTCAGGAGTTTTATGAAATTTCTTTTACGGAGCAATCCATTTATGATTTTCCATTTTTCTATCCTGTACGAAATCCATCCATGCTTACCTTGAAAGAAGGTGAGCTAAGCGAAGTATCCAATGCATTTAATTTAATTCTTAAAGAATATAGAAATCGGGATGTGTGGTCAATAAAAAAGATTGTTTCATTACTCAATTGTATTTATATAGATATCAGTAGGGTCTATTTGAATCCAGTCAATGCAAATTTGGTGAAGATGGATGCTTACTCAGCATACCTCAGGGAATTAGAGCAATTGATTGAGGAAAACTTCAAACAAGAGAAATCACCATCAGCATATGCTGATTTGCTGAATATCACCATTCGTCATCTAAATCGACTGACCCAGGAAACACTCGGAAAGTCCACTACACAGCTAATCACGGAACGTGTGATTTTGGAAGCAAAACGACTGATTGTGTATGATTCAACTTCGCTAGCTAAGATCTCTTATGAGTTAGGATACGATGACTATGCTTACTTTTCACGCCTCTTCAAAAAATGGACAAAACTAACCCCTTCAGAATTTAGTGCACTGTATAAGAGATAA
- a CDS encoding serine hydrolase, translating to MKKIAISSIIILSIINTCYSQQSYTYSEPNKLEDAWLTTSLHSLNVDTSRIYQLFTQVLNNKNELHSVLLVKNGRLIIEEYFNNYSVNKQHDLRSTTKSIRSILMGIAIDEGFIVSIEDPISKYLKSHSVSKNQDSRKKEISIKHLLTMSTGLDCNDWDKKSAGQEDKVYKKKDWIQYTLDLPMINDPGTVSTYCSMGVLLIAEIISQASGLAIDEFAEKYLFNPLGITNVSWGHTSSKEVIPSGKRIYMTSRDMAKIGQLVLNKGKWDNTQVVSSKWIEESTTPKTKITGIDYGYLWWNIPFKAKEQVVLSKTATGNGGQYIMILPELDMVAVFTGGAYNSQEDKLPFAIMNNVLLPTFDSDK from the coding sequence ATGAAAAAAATAGCAATCTCTAGTATTATCATTCTATCAATTATCAATACTTGCTATTCACAACAAAGTTATACTTACTCGGAACCGAATAAACTTGAAGACGCGTGGCTAACAACCAGTTTACATTCTCTGAATGTAGATACGTCAAGAATATATCAGTTATTCACTCAAGTCTTAAATAACAAGAATGAACTTCATAGTGTTTTATTGGTAAAAAACGGCAGACTCATCATTGAAGAGTATTTCAATAACTATTCTGTAAATAAGCAGCACGATCTTCGTTCTACTACAAAAAGTATACGATCCATTTTGATGGGCATTGCAATTGATGAAGGTTTTATTGTCAGTATAGAGGACCCCATATCAAAATATCTAAAAAGTCATTCCGTGTCCAAAAATCAAGATTCCCGAAAAAAGGAAATCTCTATCAAACATCTACTGACCATGTCTACTGGTCTAGATTGCAATGATTGGGATAAGAAGTCCGCTGGACAAGAAGACAAAGTGTATAAAAAGAAAGACTGGATCCAGTATACACTTGATCTCCCTATGATTAATGATCCTGGTACAGTTTCAACTTATTGTTCAATGGGTGTGTTGTTAATAGCGGAAATAATCAGTCAGGCTTCAGGCTTGGCTATAGACGAATTTGCTGAAAAATACCTGTTTAACCCTTTAGGAATTACCAATGTAAGTTGGGGACATACCTCGTCCAAAGAAGTTATTCCTTCAGGGAAAAGGATTTACATGACATCACGTGATATGGCAAAAATCGGACAGCTTGTACTCAACAAAGGAAAGTGGGATAATACCCAGGTAGTGTCATCGAAATGGATTGAAGAGTCCACTACTCCAAAAACAAAAATTACGGGTATTGATTATGGTTATTTATGGTGGAACATTCCATTTAAAGCAAAAGAACAAGTAGTTTTATCAAAAACCGCAACCGGCAATGGTGGTCAGTATATCATGATTTTACCGGAATTAGATATGGTGGCCGTGTTTACAGGAGGTGCCTATAATTCACAAGAGGATAAGTTGCCTTTTGCTATCATGAATAATGTTTTATTGCCAACATTTGATAGCGATAAGTAG
- a CDS encoding sugar-binding protein, translating into MRLTIIAFSIVILLFNCSQKPTKKRFKAHYTHLAPVVDGDAKDSIWHAIPYWNTEQYTWINNVNSEPPAADFSWKYKLAWDENKFYVLAEIRDDVISDVHPDPKNLYYQDDCFEVLFDEDNSGGDHEVSYQAFVYHISILHDVLDIDTEGNRVLLNDHVEIRMDTLNGTSIWEAAFDIYDEGYISTDKSNPVKLHKGKVMGWGMAYCDNDGEENRDHFIGSHFIPGKDKNVTWRSADAFAEVKLVE; encoded by the coding sequence ATGAGATTGACGATCATCGCGTTCTCTATTGTTATTCTACTATTCAATTGTAGTCAGAAGCCCACCAAAAAACGCTTTAAGGCTCACTATACTCATCTCGCACCGGTTGTTGACGGAGATGCTAAAGACTCTATTTGGCATGCCATACCCTACTGGAACACGGAACAATATACCTGGATCAACAACGTAAATTCAGAGCCTCCAGCAGCTGACTTTTCATGGAAATACAAGTTAGCTTGGGACGAGAATAAGTTTTATGTCCTTGCGGAAATCAGGGATGATGTGATTAGTGATGTACATCCAGATCCAAAAAATTTGTACTACCAAGATGATTGCTTTGAGGTTCTATTTGATGAGGATAACTCTGGAGGAGACCATGAGGTAAGTTATCAGGCGTTCGTCTACCATATATCCATTTTGCATGATGTTCTTGATATTGACACTGAAGGAAACCGAGTCCTACTCAATGATCATGTAGAGATTCGAATGGACACCTTGAATGGAACAAGCATTTGGGAAGCCGCCTTTGATATTTATGACGAAGGTTACATCTCAACAGATAAAAGTAACCCTGTAAAACTTCATAAAGGTAAGGTGATGGGTTGGGGCATGGCTTATTGCGACAATGACGGGGAAGAAAACCGCGATCATTTCATAGGTTCACATTTCATTCCCGGCAAAGACAAAAACGTTACGTGGAGGTCAGCGGATGCTTTTGCTGAGGTCAAGTTAGTTGAATAA